A genome region from Planctomycetaceae bacterium includes the following:
- a CDS encoding thioredoxin family protein yields the protein MTNRIAAAAMICVALAFGDLARGEAKWGSDVKAAMAQAQKEGKDLLFDFTGSDWCGWCIKLHEEVFSQEPFVTEAPKLFVLVTLDFPRKKLSAELTAQNRQWQQKLGVQGFPTIYLLDAQGRPYAELGYQEGGAKKYMETLNAKRQIRVRRDEALAAAAKASGLDKAKLLDKALSEIDPAVAVNFYRPTVDEIVKLDEGNKAGLSGKYELAVVMADVQKEMSAGKIKEALAKIDAAMTKLKATGQLAQDLLFLKAQALYGAKQLDESKKTLQEALKIAPEGNKVQMIKTVLERAFPAKEE from the coding sequence ATGACGAATCGAATAGCGGCGGCGGCGATGATCTGCGTGGCGTTGGCTTTTGGCGATCTGGCGCGCGGCGAGGCCAAGTGGGGTTCTGACGTAAAGGCCGCAATGGCCCAGGCCCAGAAAGAGGGCAAAGACCTGCTCTTTGATTTCACCGGCTCGGACTGGTGCGGCTGGTGCATCAAGCTGCACGAGGAAGTTTTCAGCCAGGAGCCCTTCGTCACCGAAGCGCCCAAGCTGTTCGTGCTGGTGACGCTGGATTTCCCCCGCAAGAAGCTTTCGGCCGAGCTGACGGCCCAGAACCGCCAGTGGCAGCAGAAACTCGGCGTGCAGGGTTTCCCCACGATCTACCTGCTCGACGCGCAGGGGAGGCCTTACGCCGAATTGGGATACCAGGAAGGCGGCGCCAAGAAGTACATGGAGACGCTCAACGCCAAACGGCAGATCCGCGTGCGGCGCGACGAGGCGCTGGCCGCGGCGGCCAAGGCCTCCGGGCTCGACAAGGCCAAGCTGCTGGATAAAGCCCTGTCGGAAATCGACCCGGCGGTAGCGGTCAATTTCTATCGCCCAACCGTCGACGAGATCGTCAAGCTCGACGAAGGCAACAAGGCCGGCCTGAGCGGCAAATACGAACTTGCCGTCGTCATGGCGGATGTGCAAAAGGAGATGTCCGCGGGCAAGATAAAGGAAGCTCTGGCCAAGATCGACGCGGCGATGACGAAACTCAAGGCCACCGGTCAACTGGCCCAGGACCTGCTGTTCCTCAAGGCCCAGGCGCTCTACGGCGCCAAGCAACTCGATGAGAGCAAGAAGACCCTCCAGGAGGCTCTCAAGATCGCCCCCGAGGGCAACAAGGTCCAGATGATCAAGACGGTGCTCGAGCGAGCGTTCCCCGCCAAGGAAGAATAG
- a CDS encoding ATP-binding protein, with protein sequence MASIQIIQGPDRGKTLDLREGENILGRQSGSLELTDSTVSRRHFMLSRQAGRWVLTDLGSANGTYLNGVKLSKPAPLNRGDQIRCGGSLLVFVDVDSRVARSGSVVDVDENGNLVEANIVATLPSNEDSVIIPTPEAGATAIDNLRFLYELIREQGTVFDVDQLLDHILGRIFDILPADRGFTMLISDEGKLNLKSSRFAKGVADETPPISRTIINEVLNNQLGVLSTNAMSDKRFAAGKSVHNYGIRSAVCVPIKGRDKILGIIHLDCSLSEHTYSTEQLRLLTAIGYQTGLAVDNIRLHLANVQQERLAAAGETVAVLSHHIKNILQALGAGTDVVEMALNANNIAKAKSAWPIVQRNLGRINGFILNMLAFSKDREPLMVKTDVNEVLEDCVSLVSAAADERGVAVVTELGENLPMIPADADGLRQALLNLVNNAMDAVRDNAGIITLKSRYEKTEGSVMLTVIDNGAGISPEQMDKIFNPFYSGKGQRGTGLGLAVARKIVNEHHGKIDVDSTPGEGTSFAITLPVSRPAMETTSAPAIPGR encoded by the coding sequence GTGGCATCCATACAAATTATCCAGGGTCCTGACCGCGGCAAGACACTCGACCTGCGAGAGGGCGAGAACATCCTCGGCCGCCAGAGCGGTTCGCTCGAACTGACCGACAGCACGGTATCGCGCCGGCACTTCATGCTCAGCCGCCAGGCGGGGCGATGGGTGCTGACGGACCTGGGCAGCGCCAACGGAACGTACCTCAACGGCGTCAAGCTCTCCAAGCCTGCGCCGCTCAACCGCGGCGACCAGATCCGCTGCGGCGGGTCGCTGCTGGTGTTCGTCGACGTCGATAGCCGCGTGGCGCGAAGCGGGTCGGTCGTCGACGTGGACGAGAACGGAAATCTCGTCGAGGCCAACATCGTCGCCACGCTGCCCTCGAATGAAGACTCGGTCATCATCCCGACGCCCGAGGCCGGCGCCACCGCCATCGACAACCTGCGGTTCCTCTACGAACTCATTCGCGAGCAGGGGACGGTCTTCGACGTCGACCAGTTGCTCGACCATATCCTCGGCCGAATCTTCGACATCCTGCCCGCCGACCGCGGCTTCACCATGCTGATCTCCGATGAGGGCAAGCTGAACCTCAAGAGTTCCCGCTTCGCCAAAGGCGTGGCCGACGAGACGCCGCCGATCTCGCGCACGATCATCAACGAGGTGCTCAACAATCAACTGGGCGTGCTGAGCACCAACGCGATGTCGGACAAGCGGTTCGCCGCCGGAAAGAGCGTACACAATTATGGCATCCGCTCGGCGGTCTGCGTGCCCATCAAGGGGCGCGACAAGATCCTGGGCATCATCCACCTCGACTGCAGCCTCTCCGAGCACACGTACTCGACCGAGCAGCTCCGCCTGCTGACGGCCATCGGGTACCAGACCGGTCTGGCGGTGGACAACATCCGCCTGCACCTGGCCAACGTGCAGCAGGAGCGGTTGGCCGCCGCCGGCGAGACGGTGGCGGTTTTGAGCCACCACATCAAAAACATCCTGCAGGCGCTGGGGGCCGGCACGGACGTGGTGGAGATGGCGCTGAACGCCAACAACATCGCCAAGGCCAAGAGCGCCTGGCCGATCGTGCAGCGCAATCTAGGGCGTATCAACGGGTTCATCCTGAACATGTTGGCCTTCAGCAAAGACCGCGAGCCGCTGATGGTCAAGACCGACGTCAACGAAGTGCTCGAGGATTGCGTGTCGCTGGTCTCGGCGGCCGCGGACGAGCGCGGCGTGGCGGTGGTGACGGAACTGGGCGAGAACCTGCCGATGATTCCGGCCGACGCCGACGGGCTGCGCCAGGCTCTGCTGAATCTGGTCAACAACGCCATGGACGCCGTCCGCGACAACGCGGGGATCATCACCCTCAAGAGCCGCTACGAAAAGACCGAGGGCAGCGTGATGCTGACGGTGATCGACAACGGCGCGGGCATTTCGCCCGAGCAGATGGACAAGATCTTCAACCCCTTCTACAGCGGCAAAGGGCAGCGCGGCACGGGCCTGGGCCTGGCCGTGGCACGTAAGATCGTCAACGAGCACCACGGAAAGATCGACGTCGATAGCACCCCCGGCGAGGGTACCAGCTTCGCCATCACCTTGCCCGTCAGCCGCCCGGCCATGGAAACCACCTCCGCCCCCGCCATCCCGGGGCGGTAA
- a CDS encoding aldo/keto reductase, protein MQYRRFGRTELQMPLITCGGMRFQFQWQDLPLSDVPADNQNNMAACVQRAFELGINHFETARGYGSSERQLGLILPKLPRDAIIVQTKIAPEDDPAVFVANFEESLRRLNLDCVDLLALHGINDEQVLHQAVRPGGCLAAARKIQAAGKAKHIGFSTHGPADVIVAAIEHEGDGGFDYVNLHWFYIQQWNWPAIEAATRRDMGVFVISPVDKGGKLYEPPQRLVDLCQPLHPIVFNDLFCLSHRQVHTLSIGVSRPSDFDHHAQAVDQLERAPALLAPIVARLEQAYEAAVQPALRNPMAMGLPTWKDTPGEINIPSIVWLRNLAAAYDMIEYGKMRYNLLGSGGHWFPGNRADKMDDLDLRGALGKHPAAEAVLAAVREAHALLKGEEVKRLQTE, encoded by the coding sequence ATGCAGTACCGTCGCTTTGGCCGGACCGAGTTGCAGATGCCGCTGATCACTTGCGGCGGAATGCGGTTTCAATTCCAGTGGCAGGACCTGCCGCTGTCCGACGTCCCCGCCGACAACCAGAACAACATGGCCGCCTGCGTCCAGCGGGCGTTCGAACTGGGTATCAACCACTTCGAGACCGCCCGCGGTTACGGCTCCAGCGAGCGACAGCTCGGGCTGATCCTGCCCAAGCTGCCGCGCGACGCCATTATCGTCCAGACCAAGATCGCCCCCGAGGACGACCCCGCCGTCTTTGTCGCCAACTTCGAGGAATCGCTGCGACGGCTGAACCTCGATTGCGTCGACCTGCTGGCGTTGCACGGGATCAACGACGAACAGGTGCTGCACCAGGCCGTGCGACCCGGCGGGTGCCTGGCGGCCGCCCGGAAGATTCAGGCCGCCGGCAAGGCCAAACACATCGGCTTCTCGACGCACGGGCCTGCCGACGTGATCGTTGCGGCCATCGAGCACGAGGGCGACGGCGGGTTCGACTACGTCAACCTGCACTGGTTCTATATCCAGCAGTGGAACTGGCCGGCGATCGAGGCCGCCACCCGGCGCGACATGGGCGTGTTCGTCATCAGCCCCGTCGACAAGGGCGGCAAGCTCTACGAGCCCCCGCAGCGCCTGGTCGACCTGTGCCAGCCGCTTCACCCGATCGTCTTCAACGACCTGTTCTGCCTGTCGCACCGGCAGGTACACACCCTGAGCATCGGCGTGTCGCGCCCGAGCGACTTCGACCACCACGCCCAGGCCGTCGACCAGCTCGAGCGGGCGCCGGCGCTGCTGGCGCCCATCGTCGCGCGGCTGGAGCAGGCGTACGAAGCGGCGGTCCAGCCGGCGCTGCGAAACCCTATGGCCATGGGCCTGCCCACCTGGAAGGACACCCCCGGCGAGATCAACATTCCCTCGATCGTCTGGCTGCGAAACCTCGCGGCGGCATACGACATGATCGAGTACGGCAAGATGCGCTACAACCTGCTCGGCAGCGGCGGGCACTGGTTCCCCGGAAACCGCGCCGACAAGATGGACGACCTGGACCTGCGCGGCGCCTTGGGGAAACATCCCGCGGCCGAGGCGGTGCTGGCCGCTGTGCGCGAGGCCCACGCCTTGCTCAAAGGCGAAGAAGTCAAGCGGTTGCAGACGGAGTAA
- a CDS encoding MBL fold metallo-hydrolase, whose amino-acid sequence MSLQIECVILGPLKTNTYLLESQGQWAVVDPAMGAGGLPALLQKRGADVSMILLTHGHGDHIGGVGELKQVWPRALCYCPAADADMLDDPDRNLSGVFGLAITSPPADELLNAPAVLTLGDTTWHVLDTSGHSPGGVSFYNPQEGLVLAGDSLFYDGIGRTGFRGGDQQRLLRNVRAQLMTLPDETRVLAGHGPETTIGRERSKNRFLSEAAADRL is encoded by the coding sequence GTGAGCCTGCAGATTGAATGCGTCATCCTGGGTCCTCTCAAGACCAACACGTACCTGCTGGAATCGCAGGGGCAGTGGGCGGTGGTGGACCCGGCCATGGGCGCCGGCGGGCTGCCCGCGCTGCTTCAGAAGCGCGGCGCCGACGTGTCGATGATCCTGCTGACGCACGGGCACGGCGACCACATCGGCGGCGTCGGCGAGCTCAAGCAGGTCTGGCCGCGGGCACTGTGCTATTGCCCCGCGGCCGATGCGGACATGCTCGACGACCCGGATCGCAATCTCTCGGGCGTCTTCGGTCTGGCCATTACCTCTCCGCCGGCCGACGAACTTCTGAATGCCCCGGCCGTATTGACTTTGGGCGACACAACCTGGCATGTGCTAGACACTTCGGGGCATTCGCCGGGCGGCGTGTCGTTTTATAATCCCCAGGAGGGGTTGGTGCTGGCGGGCGATTCGTTGTTTTATGACGGGATCGGCCGCACCGGGTTCCGCGGCGGTGACCAGCAGCGGTTGCTGCGGAACGTGCGGGCGCAGTTGATGACGCTGCCGGACGAGACGCGCGTGTTGGCCGGGCATGGTCCGGAGACGACGATCGGGCGCGAGAGGAGCAAGAATCGGTTCCTGTCCGAGGCGGCGGCGGACCGATTGTAG
- a CDS encoding nucleoside-diphosphate kinase — translation MSDELTYALITPYSLLKSRTGGIISRLLANAQLELVATRMYVFSDAFVDAYKEIICPDDTPADFAQAWRRYLDENLRRRNQWGHVPRCMLLLFRGANAVRHLKDDVIGSFTDQPVGNTIRGTYGDLIRNKDGSIRHFEPAVIACPSPAMAAAHLKLLADFAVSDGGLLTNLIQYEQPPQVSLVMLKPDNFYTRSRRPGYIIDTFSLTGLRIVAAKLFNMTVAQGEEFYGPLKEIFVSKLKFLVTRAVTQRLSGAFDFEVTEADAEVLANHLAQRNAETEFNKIVEYMTGVNPITVSPDEKAAASRTKCLALLYEGPRAIDSIREVLGSTDPSKAQPGTVRSDFGRDLMRNGAHASDSPESALRERKIVGLAQRDQKACDVSDIINAYLSTK, via the coding sequence GTGAGCGATGAACTGACCTACGCCCTGATCACGCCCTACAGCCTGCTCAAGAGCCGCACCGGCGGGATCATCAGCCGCCTGCTGGCCAACGCCCAGCTCGAGCTGGTCGCCACCCGCATGTACGTGTTCTCCGACGCCTTTGTCGACGCGTATAAAGAGATCATCTGTCCCGACGACACGCCGGCGGACTTCGCCCAGGCCTGGCGGCGGTACCTCGACGAAAACCTGCGCCGGCGGAACCAGTGGGGCCACGTGCCCCGCTGCATGCTGCTGCTGTTCCGCGGCGCCAACGCCGTGCGGCACCTCAAGGATGACGTCATCGGCAGCTTCACCGACCAGCCCGTCGGAAACACCATCCGCGGCACGTATGGCGACCTGATCCGCAACAAGGACGGATCGATCCGCCACTTCGAGCCGGCAGTCATCGCCTGCCCTTCGCCGGCGATGGCCGCGGCGCATCTGAAACTGCTGGCCGATTTCGCCGTCAGCGACGGCGGCCTGCTGACCAACCTCATCCAGTATGAACAGCCGCCGCAGGTCTCGCTGGTGATGCTCAAGCCCGACAACTTCTACACCCGCTCGCGCCGCCCGGGATACATCATCGACACGTTCAGCCTGACGGGTCTGCGCATCGTGGCGGCCAAGCTCTTCAACATGACCGTCGCCCAGGGCGAAGAGTTCTACGGGCCTCTCAAGGAGATCTTCGTCAGCAAGCTCAAGTTCCTGGTGACGAGGGCGGTGACGCAGCGCCTGTCCGGGGCGTTCGACTTCGAGGTCACCGAGGCCGACGCCGAGGTGCTGGCCAACCACCTCGCCCAGCGCAACGCCGAAACCGAGTTCAACAAGATCGTCGAGTACATGACCGGCGTGAACCCCATCACGGTCAGTCCGGACGAAAAGGCGGCCGCCAGCCGCACCAAGTGCCTGGCGCTGCTGTACGAAGGACCGCGGGCGATCGATTCGATCCGCGAGGTGCTGGGCTCGACCGATCCGAGCAAGGCCCAGCCGGGAACGGTCCGCAGCGACTTCGGTCGCGACCTGATGCGCAACGGCGCCCACGCCAGCGATTCGCCGGAAAGCGCCCTGCGCGAGCGAAAGATCGTCGGCCTGGCGCAGCGCGACCAGAAAGCCTGCGACGTCAGCGATATCATTAATGCGTATCTTTCGACGAAATAG